In one window of Streptomyces sp. NBC_01224 DNA:
- a CDS encoding phosphatase domain-containing protein: protein MRSDHRPLAVFDLDGTLADTGHRQHYLEGRRRDWSGFFSAAVDDPPLPEGVRLVLSSAEECEVRYLTGRPERCRRGTVAWLAGQGLPEGRLYMRRNDDRRPARHTKLEILKRLGREREVRMLVDDDELVCDAAEQAGFAVVRARWMKVSPRLEDAQEREGRT from the coding sequence GTGAGAAGCGACCACCGGCCCCTGGCCGTATTCGACTTGGACGGCACGCTCGCGGACACCGGCCATCGGCAGCACTATCTGGAGGGTCGACGGCGCGACTGGAGCGGCTTCTTCTCCGCAGCCGTCGACGACCCGCCGCTTCCCGAAGGGGTGCGGCTGGTACTGAGCAGTGCCGAGGAATGCGAGGTCAGGTATCTCACCGGGCGGCCCGAGCGCTGCCGCCGGGGCACCGTGGCCTGGCTGGCGGGACAGGGGCTGCCCGAGGGGCGGTTGTACATGCGCCGCAACGACGACCGCAGGCCGGCCCGGCACACCAAGCTGGAGATCCTGAAGCGGCTGGGCCGGGAGCGTGAGGTGCGGATGCTGGTCGATGACGACGAACTCGTCTGCGATGCGGCGGAGCAGGCCGGCTTCGCCGTGGTGCGGGCCCGCTGGATGAAGGTATCGCCCCGGCTTGAGGACGCCCAGGAGCGTGAGGGCCGTACGTGA
- a CDS encoding succinate dehydrogenase/fumarate reductase iron-sulfur subunit has product MKLTLRVWRQKNADAPGAMSTYEVDGISQDMSFLEMLDTLNEELILADDDPVAFDHDCREGICGACSLVINGDAHGPERTTTCQLHMRSFQDGDTIDIEPWRASAFPVVKDLVVDRSAFDRIIQAGGYISAPTGTAPEAHATPVPKPDADFAFEHAECIGCGACVAACPNGSAMLFTSAKINHLNVLPQGAPERETRVLDMVGQMDSEGFGGCTLTGECATACPKGIPLPSISAMNKEWLRATRKVHR; this is encoded by the coding sequence ATGAAGCTCACCCTGCGCGTCTGGCGCCAGAAGAACGCCGACGCCCCCGGCGCCATGTCCACCTACGAGGTGGACGGCATCTCGCAGGACATGTCGTTCCTGGAAATGCTCGACACCCTCAACGAGGAACTCATTCTCGCCGACGACGACCCCGTCGCCTTCGACCACGACTGCCGCGAAGGCATCTGCGGCGCCTGCAGCCTTGTCATCAACGGTGATGCCCACGGCCCCGAGCGCACCACCACCTGCCAGCTCCACATGCGGTCCTTCCAGGACGGCGACACGATCGACATCGAACCGTGGCGCGCCTCCGCCTTCCCGGTCGTCAAGGACCTGGTGGTGGACCGCTCGGCCTTCGACCGGATCATCCAGGCGGGTGGCTACATCTCCGCCCCGACCGGCACCGCCCCCGAGGCGCACGCCACACCGGTGCCCAAGCCGGACGCCGACTTCGCCTTCGAACACGCCGAGTGCATCGGCTGCGGCGCCTGCGTCGCGGCCTGCCCCAACGGCTCGGCGATGCTCTTCACGTCGGCGAAGATCAACCACCTCAATGTCCTGCCGCAGGGCGCCCCCGAGCGCGAGACCCGGGTGCTCGACATGGTCGGACAGATGGACAGCGAGGGCTTCGGCGGCTGCACCCTCACCGGCGAGTGCGCCACGGCCTGCCCGAAGGGCATTCCGCTGCCGTCGATCTCGGCCATGAACAAGGAGTGGCTGCGGGCGACCCGGAAGGTGCACCGCTGA
- a CDS encoding extracellular solute-binding protein: MKNRILVGAVALVSTFALGGCGFVPGSEASSSKKVTIWLMKDSVSADFLKRFTKAYEDEHPSVELEFKIQSWSGIGPKVTNALNGKDTPDVIEVGNTQVPQYAESGGLRDLTLESARDLGSEDWLPGLADPGSIDGVQYGIPWYAANRVVIYNKDLFEQAGIKTPPKTRDEWIADSAQLNRNGNQGIYLAGQNWYVFAGFIWDEGGELAEEGGGDWEGALDSPGAIRGMSFYKELQALGDGPKDADEERPPQAKVFAKGDVAQIISVPGTAAQIEQLNPELKGKLGYFPIPGKSAKAPGSVFTGGSDLIVPQKASQGTAGIDVIKALAGRKWQEELARTMSYVPNKPGLARAILGQEGTAAMARGATKGRATPNSPQWANVEAVNPIKPYMTAVLQGGDPQEEAKAASQKITDQLAGG; encoded by the coding sequence GTGAAGAACCGCATACTCGTCGGAGCCGTTGCGCTCGTTTCCACCTTTGCGCTGGGCGGATGCGGCTTCGTCCCGGGCTCGGAGGCGTCCAGCAGCAAAAAGGTCACGATCTGGCTGATGAAGGACAGCGTCTCGGCCGACTTCCTGAAGCGCTTCACGAAGGCGTACGAGGACGAACACCCCTCCGTCGAGCTCGAGTTCAAGATCCAGAGCTGGAGCGGCATCGGCCCGAAGGTCACCAATGCGCTCAACGGCAAGGACACCCCGGACGTCATCGAGGTCGGAAACACCCAGGTCCCCCAGTACGCGGAGAGCGGCGGGCTGCGCGACCTCACCCTGGAGTCCGCGCGTGACCTCGGCAGCGAGGACTGGCTGCCCGGTCTCGCCGACCCGGGCAGCATCGACGGCGTCCAGTACGGCATCCCCTGGTACGCAGCCAATCGAGTGGTGATCTACAACAAGGACCTCTTCGAGCAGGCCGGTATCAAGACCCCGCCGAAGACCCGGGACGAATGGATCGCGGACAGCGCACAGCTGAACCGGAACGGCAATCAGGGCATCTACCTCGCCGGCCAGAACTGGTATGTCTTCGCCGGATTCATCTGGGACGAGGGCGGCGAACTGGCCGAGGAGGGGGGCGGCGACTGGGAAGGTGCCCTGGACAGCCCCGGCGCAATCAGGGGCATGAGCTTCTACAAGGAACTCCAGGCGCTCGGTGACGGCCCCAAGGACGCGGACGAGGAAAGGCCCCCGCAGGCCAAGGTCTTCGCCAAGGGCGACGTCGCGCAGATCATTTCGGTGCCCGGCACCGCCGCGCAGATCGAGCAGCTGAACCCCGAACTCAAGGGAAAGCTGGGCTACTTCCCGATCCCGGGCAAGTCCGCGAAGGCCCCCGGCTCCGTGTTCACCGGCGGGTCCGATCTGATCGTTCCGCAGAAGGCGAGTCAGGGCACCGCGGGTATTGATGTGATCAAGGCGCTTGCGGGCCGGAAGTGGCAGGAGGAACTCGCCAGGACCATGAGCTACGTGCCCAACAAGCCCGGTCTCGCGCGTGCCATCCTGGGGCAGGAAGGTACCGCGGCGATGGCCCGGGGCGCCACGAAGGGGCGTGCGACGCCCAACTCGCCGCAGTGGGCGAATGTCGAGGCCGTCAACCCGATCAAGCCGTACATGACGGCTGTCCTCCAGGGCGGCGACCCGCAGGAAGAGGCGAAGGCGGCCTCGCAGAAGATCACCGACCAGCTCGCGGGCGGCTGA
- a CDS encoding lysophospholipid acyltransferase family protein, with protein sequence MNPWLPTSPCTPLTCAGHDGRTRGRAAAVVLLLAGCAFILAGVLGAPFVLLLGSVRRERLIRLWAYGVVRAFGIRVRVIGTPGAGAPGTLVVANHISWLDIPLVAAVFPGRMLAKSEIRNWPLLGRLAVVGGTLFVERERFRALPTTVRDIAAALRGGSRVVAFPEGTTWCGRGGGRFGPAVFQAAIDANATIQPVRITYRTAPPRSTVAAGRTGPAVAARAAGEGGRSPGHERAAPAEHTAPAGAAAFVGDDPLIASLWRVVTAAGLIAEIRVLPQIPAGDCPDRRTLARLAQTAVANDSANRSPESVHH encoded by the coding sequence ATGAACCCGTGGCTGCCCACCTCACCCTGCACCCCGCTCACCTGCGCAGGTCACGACGGACGCACGCGGGGCCGCGCGGCGGCCGTGGTCCTGCTGCTCGCCGGGTGCGCGTTCATTCTGGCCGGGGTGCTGGGTGCCCCGTTCGTGCTGCTGCTCGGCTCGGTACGGCGGGAGCGGTTGATCCGGCTCTGGGCGTACGGGGTCGTGCGGGCCTTCGGGATACGTGTGCGGGTCATCGGCACACCCGGGGCAGGCGCACCGGGCACGCTCGTCGTCGCGAACCACATCTCATGGCTGGACATCCCGCTCGTCGCGGCCGTGTTCCCCGGCCGGATGCTGGCCAAGAGCGAGATACGGAACTGGCCGCTTCTCGGCCGGCTCGCCGTCGTCGGCGGCACGCTCTTCGTCGAACGTGAACGGTTTCGCGCACTGCCCACGACCGTGCGCGACATCGCGGCGGCACTGCGCGGCGGTTCACGGGTGGTCGCCTTCCCGGAGGGCACCACCTGGTGCGGGCGCGGCGGCGGGCGGTTCGGGCCTGCCGTGTTCCAGGCCGCGATCGACGCGAACGCCACCATCCAACCGGTACGCATCACCTACCGCACCGCTCCACCGCGCAGCACTGTCGCCGCCGGCCGGACGGGGCCCGCCGTCGCTGCACGTGCGGCCGGTGAGGGCGGCCGGTCGCCCGGCCACGAGCGCGCCGCTCCGGCGGAGCACACGGCCCCGGCCGGTGCGGCGGCGTTCGTCGGCGACGATCCACTCATCGCCTCACTGTGGCGGGTGGTGACGGCGGCCGGGCTGATCGCGGAGATCCGCGTCCTGCCGCAGATTCCGGCGGGCGACTGCCCCGACCGCCGCACCCTGGCCCGTCTTGCTCAGACCGCCGTCGCCAACGACAGCGCGAACCGGTCCCCGGAGTCCGTCCACCACTGA
- a CDS encoding polysaccharide pyruvyl transferase family protein, protein MASNVNHVKRILLRSGKSPYDVVPVERALHEDVFATNSGNLIFSDAAHKILETPRSEVVSNGIATRVADADRINSEYDVFVIPLANAFRPSFERQLERLTQLISKLKIPVVVPGVGAQTGVNYSADRLKPMQPTVHAFVSAVLDHSASIGVRGEFTERYLRDMGFRDVDVIGCPSMFLNGSRIDIRQSGRALGPESRIAINGSHDAVRKHKLGRIINHTHARYPHLRFIGQNLSEARQLHWRDLSHQNASLTDIPTHPDHPMYGQDKVRVYIDPVTWMDDLRGFDFSFGSRIHGNIAALLAGTPATVLCGDSRTLELCRYFDIPHRMLADAPFDLDPAGLCAEADFGPLMRGHQERFDRFMNFLDKNGLENTFTHGDSGAAFEARMSSLAFPPGIRPWVGADASTMGARLNWLQSQLTDLTAQNTQLKRKLAKSTAVPVQRSTYQRARSVVGRPIKRALRPSR, encoded by the coding sequence GTGGCATCCAACGTTAACCATGTGAAGCGAATACTCCTGCGTTCAGGGAAGAGCCCCTACGACGTCGTCCCTGTCGAGCGAGCTCTCCATGAGGACGTGTTCGCCACCAACTCAGGCAATCTGATCTTCAGCGACGCCGCTCACAAGATCCTGGAGACGCCGCGTTCGGAGGTGGTGTCGAACGGCATCGCCACCAGGGTCGCCGATGCCGACCGGATCAACAGCGAGTACGACGTCTTCGTCATCCCGCTCGCCAATGCCTTCCGGCCGTCCTTCGAGCGCCAGCTGGAGCGCCTGACGCAGCTGATCTCGAAACTGAAGATCCCGGTCGTGGTCCCGGGTGTGGGTGCCCAGACCGGCGTCAACTACTCCGCGGACCGGCTGAAGCCCATGCAGCCGACGGTCCACGCGTTCGTCTCGGCCGTGCTCGACCACAGCGCCTCCATCGGCGTGCGCGGGGAGTTCACCGAGCGGTATCTGCGGGACATGGGTTTCCGTGACGTGGACGTCATCGGCTGTCCCTCGATGTTCCTCAACGGCAGCAGGATCGACATCCGGCAGAGCGGCCGGGCGCTCGGGCCCGAGTCCCGGATCGCCATCAACGGATCGCACGACGCCGTGCGGAAGCACAAGCTCGGGCGGATCATCAACCACACCCACGCGCGCTACCCCCACCTCCGGTTCATCGGCCAGAACCTCTCCGAAGCACGTCAGCTGCACTGGCGCGACCTGTCCCATCAGAACGCCTCGCTGACCGACATCCCCACCCACCCCGACCACCCCATGTACGGGCAGGACAAGGTCCGGGTCTACATCGACCCGGTCACCTGGATGGACGATCTGCGGGGCTTCGACTTCTCCTTCGGCTCCCGGATCCACGGCAACATCGCGGCGCTGCTGGCCGGAACGCCCGCCACCGTGCTCTGCGGCGACTCCCGGACACTGGAGCTGTGCCGCTACTTCGACATCCCGCACCGGATGCTCGCCGACGCCCCCTTCGACCTCGATCCCGCCGGCCTCTGCGCCGAGGCGGACTTCGGGCCGCTGATGCGCGGTCACCAGGAGCGGTTCGACCGGTTCATGAACTTCCTCGACAAGAACGGCCTGGAGAACACCTTCACCCATGGTGACAGCGGTGCGGCCTTCGAGGCACGGATGAGCTCGCTGGCCTTCCCTCCGGGTATCCGCCCGTGGGTCGGAGCCGACGCCTCCACGATGGGTGCGCGACTCAACTGGCTCCAGTCCCAGCTGACGGACCTCACCGCCCAGAACACGCAGCTCAAGCGGAAGCTCGCGAAGAGCACCGCGGTGCCCGTCCAGCGCTCCACGTACCAGCGGGCCCGCAGTGTCGTGGGAAGGCCCATAAAGCGCGCCCTGCGCCCGTCGCGCTAG
- a CDS encoding dodecin has protein sequence MSNHTYRVTEIVGTSHEGVDDAIRRGIARASETLHNLDWFEITQVRGEITDGRIEHYQVGLKVGFRLDETS, from the coding sequence ATGTCGAATCACACCTATCGGGTCACGGAAATCGTGGGAACCTCTCATGAAGGCGTCGACGACGCCATCCGCAGAGGCATCGCGAGAGCTTCGGAAACGTTGCACAATCTCGATTGGTTCGAGATCACGCAGGTTCGCGGAGAGATCACGGATGGCCGGATCGAGCACTATCAGGTGGGCCTGAAAGTGGGCTTCCGGCTCGACGAGACGAGCTGA
- a CDS encoding GNAT family N-acetyltransferase, which produces MNALPVTSLPAAPVVPAQPVPSAPSRYRVSLAVDQEDVRAAQRLRHQVFAGELGARLDGAEPGLDSDAFDAYCDHLLVREETTGDVVATYRLLPPDRARIAGRLYAESEFDLGRLGPIREDLVEVGRSCVHPAHRDGAVIALIWAGLARYMERTGHNWLAGCCSIPLADGGIAAAGAWETVRTKHLAPEDHWVTPHRLWQPTAGSAGRGDAPTGLTTLPPLLRGYLRLGAWVCGAPAYDPDFNVADLYVLLSLRRTDPRYLRHFLALAPLR; this is translated from the coding sequence ATGAACGCGCTGCCCGTCACCTCTCTCCCCGCCGCCCCCGTTGTTCCCGCTCAGCCCGTCCCTTCCGCCCCGTCGCGCTACCGGGTGTCCCTCGCCGTCGACCAGGAAGACGTACGTGCCGCCCAGCGCCTGCGCCATCAGGTTTTCGCCGGAGAGCTCGGCGCCAGGCTGGACGGAGCCGAACCCGGTCTGGACAGCGACGCGTTCGATGCCTACTGCGACCATCTGCTGGTACGGGAGGAGACCACCGGCGACGTCGTCGCCACCTACCGCCTGCTGCCGCCCGACCGGGCACGGATCGCCGGGCGCCTCTACGCGGAGAGCGAGTTCGACCTCGGGCGGCTCGGACCGATCCGCGAAGACCTGGTCGAGGTCGGCCGGTCCTGCGTCCACCCGGCCCACCGGGACGGCGCCGTCATCGCGCTGATCTGGGCCGGACTCGCCCGCTACATGGAACGCACCGGGCACAACTGGCTGGCCGGCTGCTGCTCGATACCCCTCGCCGACGGTGGCATCGCGGCGGCCGGGGCCTGGGAAACCGTACGGACCAAGCACCTGGCACCCGAGGATCACTGGGTCACCCCCCACCGCCTCTGGCAGCCCACCGCCGGATCCGCAGGAAGGGGAGACGCGCCCACCGGACTCACCACGCTCCCTCCCCTTCTCCGCGGCTATCTGCGACTGGGTGCCTGGGTCTGCGGGGCGCCCGCGTACGACCCCGACTTCAACGTCGCCGACCTGTACGTACTGCTGTCGCTGCGCCGCACCGACCCGCGCTATCTGCGCCACTTCCTCGCACTCGCCCCACTGCGATGA
- a CDS encoding excinuclease ABC subunit UvrA, which produces MSTPHDPYVRVRGAREHNLQDVSVDIPRDTLTVFTGVSGSGKSSLAFGTIYAEAQRRYFESVAPYARRLIHQVGAPAVGEVTGLPPAVSLEQRRSVPGARSSVGTVTTLSNSLRMLFSRAGDYPAGAERLDSDSFSPNTAAGACPECHGLGRIHRTTEELLVPDPSLSIRDGAIAAWPGAWQGKNLRDVLDALGYDIDRPWRELDAGDREWILFTDEQPVVTVHPVRDAGRIQRPYQGTYMSARRYVMHTFADSKSRTLRAKAERFLTSAPCPVCGGSRLRPEAMAVTFAGRSIAELAALALTSLAEVLREAGGGDTARVLTADLLARIETVTELGLGYLSLDRTAPTLSSGELQRLRLATQLRSGLFGVVYVLDEPSAGLHPADTESLLGVLGRLKEAGNSVFVVEHQMDVVRRADWLVDVGPLAGEHGGRVLHSGPPAGLAAVAESATRRFLFDDGPAPVREVRTPSGWLKLNGVDRHNVRGVDAEFPLGVFTAVTGVSGSGKSTLVGQVLAGVLADRQASATADLPTERPTPGCASAEGLEAVDRLVQVDQRPIGRTPRSNLATYTGLFDVVRKLFTETDTARERGYKAGRFSFNVAGGRCETCQGEGFVSVELLFLPSTYAPCPDCHGARYNPQTLEITLRGLDIAQVLDLTVESAAGFFAGTPAAERSLRTLLDVGLGYLRLGQPATELSGGEAQRIKLAAELQRTRRGHTMYLLDEPTTGLHPADVEVLMRQLHGLVDAGNTVVVVEHDMAVVAGADRVIDLGPGGGDRGGRIVAAGPPAEVARAEGSRTAAYLRASLRLA; this is translated from the coding sequence ATGTCCACCCCCCATGATCCGTACGTCCGGGTGCGCGGCGCCCGGGAACACAATCTCCAGGACGTCTCGGTCGACATCCCGCGCGACACACTCACCGTGTTCACCGGCGTCTCGGGCTCCGGGAAGTCCTCCCTCGCGTTCGGGACGATCTACGCCGAGGCGCAGCGCCGCTACTTCGAGTCCGTCGCCCCGTACGCCCGCCGGTTGATCCATCAGGTCGGTGCGCCCGCGGTCGGCGAGGTCACCGGGCTGCCGCCCGCCGTCTCGCTGGAGCAGCGCCGCTCGGTGCCCGGTGCCCGTTCGTCCGTCGGGACGGTCACCACGCTCTCGAACTCCCTGCGCATGCTGTTCTCGCGCGCCGGGGACTACCCGGCCGGTGCCGAACGGCTGGACTCCGACTCCTTCTCACCGAACACCGCCGCCGGTGCGTGTCCTGAGTGCCACGGTCTCGGCCGTATCCACCGCACCACCGAGGAGCTGCTCGTACCCGACCCCTCGCTGTCGATCCGGGACGGTGCGATCGCCGCCTGGCCGGGGGCCTGGCAGGGCAAGAACCTGCGCGATGTGCTGGATGCGCTGGGCTACGACATCGACCGACCGTGGCGCGAGCTCGACGCCGGGGACCGGGAGTGGATCCTGTTCACCGATGAGCAGCCGGTGGTGACGGTCCATCCGGTGCGTGACGCGGGGCGTATCCAACGCCCTTACCAGGGAACGTACATGAGTGCTCGCCGTTATGTGATGCACACCTTCGCGGACTCCAAGAGCCGCACTCTGCGGGCGAAGGCCGAGCGCTTCCTGACCAGTGCCCCCTGCCCGGTCTGCGGTGGCAGTCGGCTGCGTCCGGAGGCGATGGCCGTCACCTTCGCCGGCCGTTCGATCGCCGAACTCGCCGCGCTTGCGCTCACCTCGCTCGCCGAGGTGCTGCGCGAGGCGGGCGGCGGTGACACGGCGCGGGTGCTGACGGCAGATCTGCTCGCCCGGATCGAGACGGTCACCGAGCTCGGACTCGGCTATCTCAGCCTCGACCGCACGGCTCCGACACTGTCCTCCGGCGAGCTGCAACGGCTGCGGCTCGCCACCCAGTTGCGCTCCGGTCTGTTCGGTGTCGTCTATGTGCTGGACGAGCCGTCGGCGGGTCTGCACCCGGCCGACACCGAGTCGCTGCTGGGGGTGCTCGGCCGGCTGAAGGAGGCCGGGAACTCGGTCTTCGTCGTGGAGCATCAGATGGATGTGGTGCGCCGGGCGGACTGGCTGGTCGATGTGGGACCGCTGGCCGGTGAGCACGGGGGCCGGGTGCTGCACAGCGGCCCCCCGGCCGGACTTGCGGCAGTGGCGGAGTCGGCGACCCGGCGCTTCCTCTTCGACGACGGACCCGCTCCGGTGCGGGAGGTGCGTACGCCGTCGGGGTGGCTGAAGCTGAACGGGGTCGACCGCCACAATGTGCGGGGGGTGGACGCGGAGTTTCCGCTCGGGGTGTTCACGGCCGTCACCGGCGTCTCGGGGTCGGGGAAGTCGACCCTGGTCGGTCAGGTGCTGGCCGGTGTCCTCGCCGACCGGCAGGCCTCCGCCACCGCCGACCTCCCCACCGAGCGTCCCACACCCGGGTGCGCGTCGGCGGAGGGACTGGAGGCGGTGGACCGTCTGGTGCAGGTCGATCAGAGGCCCATCGGCCGTACCCCTCGGTCCAATCTGGCCACGTACACCGGGCTCTTCGATGTCGTACGGAAGCTGTTCACCGAGACGGACACGGCGCGCGAGCGCGGCTACAAGGCCGGACGGTTCTCGTTCAACGTGGCGGGCGGGCGGTGCGAGACCTGCCAGGGCGAGGGGTTCGTCTCCGTCGAACTGCTCTTCCTGCCCAGCACGTACGCGCCCTGCCCCGACTGTCACGGTGCGCGGTACAACCCTCAGACCCTGGAGATCACCCTGCGCGGTCTCGACATCGCGCAGGTACTGGACCTGACGGTGGAGTCGGCGGCCGGCTTCTTCGCCGGTACGCCCGCTGCCGAGCGCAGTCTGCGGACACTGCTCGACGTCGGCCTCGGCTATCTGCGGCTCGGTCAGCCCGCCACGGAGTTGTCGGGGGGTGAGGCCCAGCGGATCAAGCTCGCCGCCGAGCTCCAGCGCACCCGCCGGGGCCACACCATGTATCTGCTCGACGAGCCGACGACCGGGCTGCACCCTGCCGATGTAGAGGTGCTGATGCGGCAGTTGCACGGCCTGGTCGACGCGGGCAACACGGTTGTGGTCGTGGAGCACGACATGGCGGTGGTGGCGGGCGCCGACCGGGTGATCGACCTCGGTCCCGGCGGCGGCGACCGGGGCGGCCGGATCGTTGCGGCGGGACCGCCCGCCGAGGTCGCGCGTGCGGAGGGCAGCCGTACGGCGGCGTACCTCAGGGCGTCCCTCCGTCTCGCCTGA
- a CDS encoding glycosyl hydrolase family 18 protein — MRRPRTLGAVLSVLATTIASAGLILGSGAGAQAATTAATPLPAHVFAPYFEAYNGDSPAALSEQSGAKYLTMAFVQTEARGSCTPYWNGDSGRPIAPSEFGADFTTIRSRGGDVIPSFGGYAADNGGTEIADSCTSVDSIAAAYEKVITTYDVSRLDMDIEDNSLENSAGIDRRNKAIKKVQDWAAANGRSVQISYTLPTTTSGLADSGLAVLENAVSNGARVDVVNLMTFDYYDGASHNMAQDTQTAITGLKGQLAGLYPARTDAQLWSMTGIIEMPGIDDYGPAETFTTADATSVYNWAVSKGVSTLSFWALQRDNGGCPGTGGSDSCSGIAQDTWYFSHTFEPFTSGTGPVTDDYSVAVAPGSATVAPGGSTTATVNTAVTSGNAKTVALTTSGAPAGVTANLSPASVTAGGASKLTVDASASAAPGTYRINVTGTAGTLSHAATFTLTVSGPGGGTGALVNGDFETGSLSPWTCESGGAVVSTPVHGGSHALAAAAGSSRTGECTQTLTLSPNTKYTLSGWVQGNYGYLGVRGDASASTWGSSSGYAKQSVAFTTGSTGTVTVYLHGWYGQGTVYGDDISVTS, encoded by the coding sequence ATGAGACGTCCAAGAACACTCGGCGCAGTCCTGAGTGTCCTGGCAACGACCATCGCGTCCGCCGGCCTGATTCTCGGATCAGGCGCCGGTGCGCAGGCCGCCACGACCGCCGCCACGCCCCTGCCCGCGCATGTCTTCGCCCCTTACTTCGAGGCGTACAACGGAGACAGCCCGGCCGCTCTCTCCGAGCAGTCCGGTGCCAAGTATCTGACCATGGCCTTCGTCCAGACGGAGGCCCGCGGTTCCTGCACCCCGTACTGGAACGGCGATTCGGGCCGGCCCATCGCACCGTCCGAGTTCGGCGCCGACTTCACCACCATCCGGTCGCGCGGCGGCGATGTGATCCCGTCGTTCGGCGGCTACGCGGCCGACAACGGCGGCACCGAGATCGCCGACAGCTGCACCAGCGTCGACTCGATCGCCGCGGCGTACGAGAAGGTCATCACGACCTACGACGTGTCCCGCCTCGACATGGACATCGAGGACAACTCGCTGGAGAACAGCGCAGGAATCGACCGCCGCAACAAGGCGATCAAGAAGGTGCAGGACTGGGCCGCCGCCAACGGGCGTTCGGTGCAGATCTCCTACACCCTGCCCACCACCACGAGCGGTCTCGCCGACAGCGGTCTGGCGGTGCTGGAGAACGCCGTGTCCAACGGCGCCAGGGTCGACGTCGTGAACCTCATGACGTTCGACTACTACGACGGCGCCTCGCACAACATGGCGCAGGACACCCAGACGGCGATCACCGGCCTGAAGGGCCAGCTGGCCGGCCTGTACCCGGCGAGGACCGACGCCCAGCTGTGGAGCATGACCGGCATCATCGAGATGCCGGGCATCGACGACTACGGCCCGGCCGAGACGTTCACCACGGCCGACGCCACCTCGGTCTACAACTGGGCCGTGTCCAAGGGCGTCAGCACCCTGTCGTTCTGGGCGCTGCAACGCGACAACGGTGGCTGCCCCGGCACCGGGGGCAGCGACAGCTGCTCCGGCATCGCGCAGGACACGTGGTACTTCTCCCACACCTTCGAGCCCTTCACGAGCGGCACCGGTCCGGTGACGGACGACTACTCGGTGGCCGTCGCACCCGGTTCGGCCACAGTCGCCCCCGGTGGCTCCACAACGGCGACCGTGAACACCGCGGTCACCTCCGGCAACGCGAAGACCGTCGCGCTGACGACGAGCGGGGCTCCCGCCGGGGTGACGGCGAACCTCAGCCCGGCCTCGGTGACCGCAGGGGGTGCGTCGAAGCTGACGGTCGACGCGTCGGCTTCCGCGGCGCCCGGCACCTACCGGATCAATGTGACCGGCACCGCGGGCACGCTCAGCCACGCGGCGACCTTCACCCTGACGGTGTCGGGTCCGGGTGGCGGCACCGGCGCACTGGTGAACGGCGACTTCGAGACGGGTTCGCTGAGTCCCTGGACCTGTGAATCCGGCGGCGCGGTCGTCTCCACTCCTGTGCACGGCGGTTCGCACGCGCTCGCTGCGGCGGCCGGCTCGTCCCGGACGGGCGAGTGCACGCAGACGCTCACGCTGTCCCCCAACACCAAGTACACACTGAGCGGTTGGGTGCAGGGCAACTACGGCTACCTCGGTGTGCGGGGCGACGCCTCGGCGAGCACCTGGGGTTCGTCGAGCGGCTATGCCAAGCAGTCGGTGGCGTTCACCACCGGCTCTACCGGCACGGTGACCGTCTATCTGCACGGCTGGTACGGGCAGGGCACGGTCTACGGCGACGACATCTCGGTGACGTCGTGA